A portion of the Mycobacterium paraseoulense genome contains these proteins:
- a CDS encoding MaoC family dehydratase yields the protein MRTFDSVADLAAAAGETIGHSDWVTITQEDVNLFADATGDHQWIHVDPERAAAGPFGKTIAHGFMTLALLPRLQHQIYTVNGIKLAINYGLNKVRFPAPVPVGSRVRAQTSLVGVEDVGNGAVQATMSTTVEIEGASKPACVAESIVRYLT from the coding sequence ATGCGCACCTTCGATTCAGTAGCCGACCTCGCCGCCGCCGCCGGCGAAACCATCGGACACAGCGACTGGGTGACCATCACCCAGGAGGATGTCAACCTCTTCGCCGACGCGACCGGCGATCACCAGTGGATCCACGTCGACCCCGAACGCGCGGCCGCCGGTCCGTTCGGTAAGACGATCGCCCACGGCTTCATGACCTTGGCGCTGCTGCCGCGCCTGCAGCACCAGATCTATACCGTCAACGGCATCAAGCTGGCAATCAATTACGGCCTCAACAAGGTTCGGTTTCCAGCCCCGGTGCCGGTCGGTTCACGGGTGCGTGCGCAGACGTCATTGGTCGGTGTCGAGGATGTCGGCAACGGCGCCGTGCAGGCGACCATGTCCACGACCGTCGAGATCGAAGGCGCGTCCAAGCCGGCGTGCGTCGCCGAGAGCATCGTCCGCTACCTCACCTGA
- a CDS encoding acyl-CoA dehydrogenase family protein, with the protein MWDFETDPEYQAKLDWVEKFMTDELEPLDLVALDPYDKKNAEMMTILRPLQQQVKDQGLWAAHLRPELGGQGFGQVKLALLNEILGRSRWAPSVFGCQAPDSGNAEILAMFGTDAQKSRYLQPLLDGEITSCYSMTEPQGGSDPGQFVTAATRDGDHWVINGEKWFSTNAKHASFFIVMAVTNPESRTYDKMSLFIVPAETPGIEIVRNVGVGAESSKRASHGYVRYTDVRVPADHVLGGEGQAFMIAQTRLGGGRIHHAMRTIALARSAFDMMCERAVSRKTRQGRLSDFQMTQEKIADSWIQIEQFRLLVLRTAWLIDKHHDYQKVRRDIAAVKVAMPQVLHDVVQRAMHLHGALGVSDEMPFVKMMVAAESLGIADGATELHKMTVARRTLREYQPVTTPFPSAHIPTRRAEAQARLAERLEHSVAEF; encoded by the coding sequence GTGTGGGATTTCGAAACGGATCCGGAATATCAGGCAAAGCTCGACTGGGTCGAGAAGTTCATGACCGACGAACTCGAACCGCTCGATCTGGTCGCCCTCGACCCCTACGACAAGAAGAACGCCGAGATGATGACGATCCTGCGGCCGTTGCAACAGCAGGTGAAGGACCAGGGGCTGTGGGCCGCGCACCTGCGGCCAGAGCTCGGCGGGCAGGGATTCGGTCAGGTCAAGCTCGCCCTGCTCAACGAGATCCTCGGACGTTCCCGCTGGGCGCCGTCCGTTTTCGGGTGCCAGGCGCCGGACTCGGGCAACGCCGAGATTCTGGCGATGTTCGGCACCGACGCACAGAAGTCCCGCTATCTGCAACCGCTGCTCGACGGCGAGATCACCTCGTGCTATTCGATGACCGAACCGCAGGGTGGTTCCGATCCGGGACAATTCGTCACCGCCGCGACCCGCGACGGCGACCACTGGGTGATCAACGGGGAGAAGTGGTTCTCCACCAACGCCAAGCACGCGTCGTTCTTCATCGTCATGGCCGTCACCAACCCCGAATCACGCACCTACGACAAGATGTCGCTGTTCATCGTTCCGGCGGAGACGCCCGGCATCGAGATCGTCCGCAACGTCGGCGTGGGAGCCGAGTCGTCGAAGCGGGCCAGCCACGGCTATGTCCGCTACACCGACGTGCGCGTGCCGGCCGACCACGTGCTGGGCGGCGAGGGCCAGGCGTTCATGATCGCGCAGACGAGGCTCGGCGGTGGCCGCATCCACCACGCCATGCGGACAATCGCATTGGCACGCAGCGCTTTTGACATGATGTGCGAGCGCGCGGTGTCACGCAAGACCCGGCAGGGCCGGCTGTCTGATTTCCAGATGACCCAGGAGAAGATCGCCGACAGCTGGATTCAGATCGAGCAGTTCCGGCTGCTGGTGCTGCGCACCGCGTGGCTGATCGACAAGCACCACGACTACCAGAAGGTGCGCCGCGACATCGCGGCGGTGAAGGTCGCCATGCCCCAGGTGCTGCACGACGTCGTGCAGCGAGCCATGCACCTGCACGGCGCGCTTGGCGTGTCCGACGAGATGCCGTTCGTCAAGATGATGGTGGCCGCGGAGTCGCTGGGCATCGCCGACGGCGCCACCGAATTGCACAAGATGACGGTGGCCCGGCGCACCTTGCGTGAATATCAGCCCGTCACAACGCCATTCCCGTCGGCGCACATCCCCACCCGGCGCGCGGAGGCCCAGGCTCGCCTGGCCGAGCGGCTCGAACACTCGGTAGCGGAGTTCTGA
- a CDS encoding GAF and ANTAR domain-containing protein — protein MESADPTSTHQLAKRMAELARGIAAPRSLGDVLADVTKAAVDLIPGADIAGVLLVKGGGEFESVADTDSLVAQLDKLQHDFGEGPCHDAALAQTIVRTDDLRDEPRWPRYAPAAVEHGVLSGLSFKLYTADRTAGALNLFGFRAAAWDAEAETIGTVFAAHAASAIMAGRHGQQLQSALSTRDRIGQAKGIIMERYGVDELRAFDLLRMLSQESQVKLVDIAQRVIDTRGDG, from the coding sequence ATGGAGTCTGCAGACCCGACCTCGACCCACCAGCTCGCCAAGCGCATGGCCGAACTCGCCCGCGGCATCGCCGCGCCCCGCTCGCTCGGTGACGTTCTCGCCGACGTGACCAAGGCAGCGGTGGACCTGATACCGGGTGCGGACATCGCGGGAGTGCTGTTGGTCAAAGGGGGTGGGGAATTCGAATCCGTCGCCGACACCGACAGTCTGGTCGCGCAACTCGACAAGCTACAGCACGACTTCGGCGAGGGTCCCTGCCACGACGCCGCCCTCGCACAAACCATCGTGCGCACCGACGACCTCCGCGATGAACCACGCTGGCCACGTTATGCGCCGGCGGCCGTGGAACACGGTGTGCTGAGCGGCCTTTCGTTCAAGCTTTACACCGCTGACCGCACGGCCGGCGCGTTGAACCTGTTCGGTTTCCGGGCCGCCGCCTGGGACGCCGAGGCCGAGACGATCGGAACCGTCTTCGCCGCGCATGCCGCGTCGGCGATCATGGCCGGGCGGCACGGGCAGCAGCTGCAGTCGGCGCTGTCGACGCGAGACCGCATCGGCCAGGCCAAGGGCATCATCATGGAGCGCTACGGTGTGGACGAACTGCGCGCGTTCGACCTGCTGCGGATGCTCTCCCAGGAGAGTCAGGTCAAGCTCGTCGACATCGCCCAGCGCGTGATTGACACCCGCGGCGACGGCTGA
- a CDS encoding manganese catalase family protein encodes MFIHNKDLQFEVRVSEPDPRFATLLQEQFGGANGELKAAMQYFTQAFVLREKNPKMYDLFMDIATEELSHLEMVGSMITMLLDGLNDNLKIANERCDWMPAVASGDGRDQIMHQVAVNPLYLALNGGSPDVSNSQGVPWMGSYVSANGDPTVDLRSNLAAESRAKIVYEYLKQFTDDPGVQDTLNFLMTREVAHYQQFTAALNELPVNFPPGQLAADPRFQNVAFNMSNGGGESIRGPWNQGQGPWPEGMEWEYVEKPEQQWLGGSTRQNKGAQDNPQGSPAIKAEKPFTHEQRFPAS; translated from the coding sequence ATGTTCATCCATAACAAAGATCTTCAGTTCGAGGTCCGGGTCAGCGAGCCCGATCCACGGTTCGCGACGCTGCTGCAAGAGCAGTTCGGTGGCGCCAACGGTGAACTCAAGGCCGCGATGCAGTACTTCACCCAGGCTTTCGTCCTGCGCGAGAAGAACCCCAAGATGTACGACCTGTTCATGGACATCGCCACCGAGGAACTCAGCCACCTCGAGATGGTCGGCTCGATGATCACGATGCTGCTGGACGGCCTCAACGACAACCTGAAGATCGCCAACGAGAGGTGCGACTGGATGCCCGCGGTGGCCAGTGGCGACGGTCGTGACCAGATCATGCACCAGGTCGCGGTCAACCCGTTGTATCTGGCGCTGAACGGCGGCAGCCCGGATGTGAGCAACTCGCAAGGGGTGCCCTGGATGGGCTCCTACGTCAGCGCCAACGGCGACCCCACAGTGGATCTGCGCAGCAACCTGGCCGCCGAGTCGCGGGCGAAAATCGTCTACGAATACCTCAAGCAGTTCACCGACGACCCGGGTGTGCAAGACACCTTGAACTTCCTGATGACCCGCGAGGTGGCCCATTACCAGCAGTTCACCGCGGCTCTCAACGAGCTTCCGGTGAACTTCCCGCCCGGGCAGTTGGCCGCCGACCCGCGCTTCCAGAACGTCGCGTTCAACATGTCCAACGGCGGCGGCGAATCGATCCGCGGCCCGTGGAACCAGGGCCAGGGGCCGTGGCCGGAGGGGATGGAATGGGAGTATGTCGAGAAGCCCGAACAGCAGTGGCTGGGCGGCTCCACCCGCCAGAACAAGGGCGCACAGGACAACCCGCAGGGCTCACCCGCCATCAAGGCCGAGAAGCCGTTCACCCACGAACAGCGTTTTCCCGCAAGCTGA
- a CDS encoding cation diffusion facilitator family transporter, with protein sequence MAADGTTKSVVVALAANAGIAVAKFVGFLVTGSSAMLAESVHSLADTINEVLLMVGKRVALRRPDALHQFGYGRSRYFYSFVVALLVFVLGAVAAGYEGYRKLSHPEPISTPGVAVAILVAAALLESFSLRTVLKESNRLKGSDGWWQFIRNSRIPEPPVVLLEDSAALLGLGMAFAGVTLTVVTGNPLWDAVSTLGISVLLAVIAVVLIVETHSLLIGEGATAKQYKMIRSALQRTEHVDSVVDLRTQYLAPDQMMVAAKIVFGPEQEFATAAGVIKDAEARIRQTVPAVRVVYIQPELDPASS encoded by the coding sequence ATGGCGGCCGACGGCACAACGAAGTCCGTCGTGGTGGCGTTGGCCGCAAACGCCGGAATCGCGGTGGCGAAATTCGTCGGCTTCTTGGTGACCGGGAGCTCGGCCATGCTCGCGGAGTCGGTGCATTCACTCGCCGACACCATCAACGAAGTGCTGTTGATGGTCGGCAAGCGCGTGGCGCTCAGGCGCCCGGATGCGTTGCACCAGTTCGGTTATGGGCGGAGCAGGTATTTCTACTCGTTCGTCGTGGCCCTGCTGGTGTTCGTCCTCGGCGCGGTCGCTGCCGGGTACGAGGGGTATCGCAAGCTCTCCCATCCCGAGCCGATCAGCACACCGGGTGTCGCCGTCGCGATCCTCGTGGCCGCCGCGCTCCTGGAAAGCTTCAGCCTGCGCACGGTGCTCAAGGAGTCGAACCGGCTCAAGGGTTCGGACGGCTGGTGGCAATTCATCCGCAACTCGCGCATCCCGGAGCCGCCCGTGGTGCTGCTGGAGGATAGCGCCGCCTTGCTCGGTCTGGGGATGGCTTTTGCCGGGGTGACCCTGACGGTCGTGACGGGAAACCCGTTGTGGGACGCGGTCAGCACACTTGGCATCAGTGTGCTGCTGGCCGTGATCGCCGTCGTTTTGATCGTGGAGACGCACAGCCTGTTGATCGGTGAGGGAGCAACGGCGAAGCAGTACAAGATGATTCGGTCCGCCCTGCAGCGGACCGAGCACGTCGACTCCGTGGTTGACCTGCGCACCCAATACCTGGCGCCGGACCAGATGATGGTGGCCGCCAAGATCGTGTTCGGACCCGAGCAGGAATTCGCGACCGCCGCCGGTGTGATCAAGGATGCGGAGGCGCGTATCCGGCAGACGGTGCCCGCGGTACGGGTCGTCTACATTCAGCCCGAGCTCGATCCCGCGTCGAGCTAA
- a CDS encoding F420-dependent hydroxymycolic acid dehydrogenase, whose product MTGVSRRTLGRMAAGAGVLGATGLPAGCGRPGADHATPAAPPPPAPKAVGVVLSHEQFRTDQLVAQAQAAEQAGFGHAWASDHIQPWQDNEGHSMFPWLTLALVGNATSRISFGTGVTCPTYRYHPTVVAQAFASLAILYPGRVFLGVGTGERLNEQAATNAFGKYTERHDRLVEAITLIRQLWSGSRTSFAGRYFQTNALKLYDTPSTPPPIFVAASGPKSATMAGQYGDGWIGQARDITNSALLAAFGAGARAAGRDPAGLGKRAELFAVVGDHAEATAAAGLWRFTAGAVDQPNPVDIQRAAEVNPLDKVLSNWTVGTDPAPHIRAVQAVVDAGAVPFLHFPQSNPLVAIEFYRTNVLPKLH is encoded by the coding sequence GTGACCGGCGTCTCGCGTCGCACGTTAGGGCGGATGGCCGCCGGTGCGGGCGTACTCGGCGCCACCGGACTTCCGGCCGGCTGTGGCCGGCCGGGCGCCGACCACGCCACGCCTGCGGCCCCGCCGCCGCCCGCGCCCAAGGCGGTCGGTGTGGTGCTCTCGCACGAGCAGTTCCGCACCGACCAGCTGGTGGCGCAAGCCCAGGCGGCCGAACAGGCCGGCTTCGGGCATGCCTGGGCCAGCGACCACATCCAGCCGTGGCAGGACAACGAGGGCCATTCGATGTTCCCCTGGCTGACGCTGGCATTGGTGGGCAACGCCACCAGCCGTATCTCCTTCGGCACGGGCGTGACCTGCCCCACCTACCGGTACCACCCGACAGTGGTGGCACAGGCCTTCGCGTCGCTGGCGATCCTGTACCCCGGGCGTGTCTTCCTGGGGGTCGGGACCGGGGAACGGCTCAACGAGCAGGCGGCGACCAACGCGTTCGGCAAGTACACCGAGCGTCACGATCGGCTGGTCGAGGCGATCACCCTGATCCGCCAGTTGTGGAGCGGATCGCGAACCTCGTTCGCCGGGCGCTACTTCCAGACCAACGCGTTGAAGCTCTACGACACACCGTCCACACCGCCGCCGATCTTCGTGGCGGCCAGTGGGCCCAAGAGCGCGACAATGGCCGGCCAATACGGTGACGGATGGATCGGTCAGGCCCGCGACATCACGAATTCCGCCCTGCTGGCCGCGTTCGGCGCCGGCGCGCGGGCAGCCGGCCGCGACCCCGCCGGCCTGGGCAAGCGCGCGGAGCTGTTCGCGGTCGTCGGCGACCACGCCGAGGCGACCGCCGCGGCCGGCCTGTGGCGCTTCACGGCCGGCGCCGTCGACCAGCCCAACCCGGTCGACATCCAGCGCGCCGCGGAGGTCAATCCCCTCGACAAGGTGCTGTCCAACTGGACCGTCGGCACCGACCCGGCTCCGCACATCAGGGCCGTACAAGCGGTCGTGGACGCCGGCGCCGTGCCGTTTTTGCACTTCCCCCAGAGCAATCCGCTGGTGGCCATCGAGTTCTACCGCACCAACGTCTTGCCCAAGTTGCATTAG
- a CDS encoding GNAT family N-acetyltransferase: MSPQTRPARKADLRELSRTLGRAFHDDPVTTWLLPDPRARAAHLHRLFATMTRHHHLGCGGVEVACAGPGIGGAALWDPPNQWRETRLGELAMIPTFLRVFGLRSARARGLQELMKRMHPEEPHWYLAVIGSDPSVRGQGFGQALMRSRLDRCDAEYCPAYLESSKPENVPYYERFGFTVTREIVVPDGGPTMWAMWRSPR, encoded by the coding sequence GTGAGTCCCCAGACACGCCCGGCGCGCAAGGCCGACCTCCGTGAACTGTCACGCACGCTGGGCCGGGCCTTCCACGACGACCCGGTGACCACCTGGCTGTTGCCCGACCCTAGGGCGCGCGCCGCGCACCTGCACCGGTTGTTCGCGACGATGACGCGCCACCACCACCTGGGCTGCGGCGGCGTGGAGGTGGCCTGTGCCGGCCCGGGCATCGGCGGTGCTGCGCTGTGGGATCCGCCGAATCAGTGGCGCGAGACGCGCCTGGGCGAACTGGCGATGATCCCCACTTTTCTGCGGGTTTTCGGCCTGCGCTCGGCGAGGGCGCGCGGCCTGCAGGAGTTGATGAAGCGGATGCATCCCGAGGAACCGCACTGGTATCTCGCCGTGATCGGGAGCGACCCGTCGGTCCGCGGACAGGGCTTCGGCCAGGCGCTGATGCGCTCGCGGCTGGACCGCTGCGACGCCGAGTACTGTCCGGCCTATCTCGAGTCGAGCAAGCCCGAAAACGTGCCGTACTACGAACGTTTCGGTTTCACGGTGACCCGCGAGATCGTCGTGCCCGACGGTGGTCCGACCATGTGGGCGATGTGGCGGTCGCCGCGATAG
- a CDS encoding TetR family transcriptional regulator: protein MRGSGRERSRESRSREERKEATRRAIIAAALKLLQDRSFSSLSLREVTREVGIVPAAFYRHFDSMEALGLVLIDESFRSLRDTLRDARAGKLDPNRVIESSVEILVASVAQRREHWRFIARERNSGLSVLRYAIRTEIRLITSELATDLARFPRLREWSTEDLNVLATLFVNSMIVIAEAIEDAQSTEVLEDIRRIAVKQLRMIAIGIAGWKSSP from the coding sequence ATGCGCGGTTCTGGTCGCGAGCGCTCGCGGGAAAGCCGGTCACGCGAGGAGCGCAAGGAGGCGACCCGTCGCGCCATCATCGCCGCCGCACTCAAGCTGCTGCAGGACCGCAGCTTTTCCAGCCTGAGCCTGCGCGAGGTGACCCGTGAGGTCGGCATCGTCCCGGCGGCGTTCTATCGCCACTTCGACTCGATGGAGGCCCTCGGGCTGGTCCTGATCGACGAGTCGTTCCGCAGCTTGCGCGACACCCTGCGTGACGCGCGCGCCGGCAAGCTCGACCCGAATCGGGTCATCGAGTCGTCCGTCGAAATTCTGGTCGCCAGTGTCGCGCAGCGGCGGGAACATTGGCGGTTCATCGCACGTGAACGCAACAGCGGGCTGAGCGTGCTGCGCTATGCCATCCGCACCGAGATCCGGTTGATCACGTCGGAGCTGGCCACGGACCTGGCGCGTTTCCCACGGCTGCGCGAGTGGAGCACCGAGGACCTCAACGTGCTGGCGACCCTGTTCGTCAACTCGATGATCGTCATCGCGGAGGCCATCGAGGACGCGCAGAGCACCGAGGTGCTCGAAGACATCCGGCGCATCGCCGTCAAGCAACTGCGGATGATCGCGATCGGCATCGCCGGCTGGAAGAGCAGTCCCTAG
- a CDS encoding ferredoxin reductase, producing the protein MFTQTAQTSGRALARTFRKRVLGSELLDLLTGPHGVDRYTELVAPTWTLGEARAKVIDVRRTTARSVTLTLAPNERFTSAWTVKAGQYVNLTVEIDGRRHTRCYSPANAEGAAHLELTIGRHDGGLVSTYLYEHARRGMVVGLAGVGGDFTLPAERPRRILFVSGGSGITPVMAMLRTLVAERHEGEIAFIHYARTGAEACYRDDLAALPGVRVLHGYTRSDGGDLAGRFDAAHLAAAMPSPDAVFVCGPTPLVDAVRNHCDNVHTESFVPPSVEAPANPSGGRVSFADSGVDVVDDGRSLLEQAESAGLSPESGCRMGICHTCTRRKTAGTVRNLITGAVSTGPDEDVQICVSVPVGDVDLSL; encoded by the coding sequence ATGTTCACTCAAACTGCTCAGACTTCTGGCCGGGCCCTCGCTCGCACTTTTCGGAAGCGAGTCTTGGGTTCCGAGCTTCTCGACCTACTCACGGGGCCACACGGCGTCGATCGCTACACCGAGCTGGTAGCGCCGACCTGGACGCTGGGAGAGGCCCGCGCCAAGGTGATCGACGTGCGCCGCACCACTGCCCGCAGCGTCACCCTCACGCTCGCGCCGAACGAGCGCTTCACGTCCGCATGGACCGTCAAGGCCGGCCAGTACGTCAATCTCACCGTCGAGATCGACGGCCGCCGGCACACCCGCTGCTATTCACCGGCCAACGCCGAGGGTGCGGCCCACCTGGAACTGACGATCGGTCGGCACGACGGCGGCCTGGTCTCGACCTACCTCTACGAGCACGCCCGCCGCGGCATGGTGGTCGGTTTGGCCGGCGTCGGCGGCGACTTCACCTTGCCAGCCGAAAGGCCGCGCAGGATCCTCTTCGTTTCCGGGGGAAGCGGCATCACGCCGGTGATGGCAATGCTGCGCACCCTGGTCGCCGAGCGCCACGAGGGCGAGATCGCGTTCATCCATTACGCCCGCACGGGGGCGGAGGCGTGCTACCGCGACGACCTCGCCGCCCTGCCTGGTGTCCGCGTGTTGCACGGCTATACCCGATCCGACGGCGGTGATCTCGCCGGCCGGTTCGACGCGGCGCATCTGGCCGCCGCCATGCCGTCGCCCGACGCGGTGTTCGTCTGCGGCCCAACGCCGTTGGTCGATGCCGTGCGAAACCACTGCGACAACGTCCACACCGAGAGCTTCGTGCCGCCGTCGGTGGAGGCGCCGGCCAACCCGTCGGGCGGCCGCGTCAGTTTCGCCGACAGCGGAGTCGACGTCGTCGACGACGGGCGCTCGCTGCTCGAACAGGCGGAATCTGCCGGCCTGTCCCCCGAAAGCGGCTGCCGGATGGGCATCTGCCACACCTGTACTCGGCGGAAGACCGCCGGAACGGTGCGCAACCTGATCACCGGCGCGGTCTCGACCGGTCCCGACGAGGACGTGCAGATCTGCGTGTCCGTCCCGGTCGGCGACGTCGACCTATCGCTCTAG
- a CDS encoding fatty acid desaturase family protein, with protein MTQNKITLTPEQADEFGRELDAIRERVMASLGAEDADYIRRVIKAQRALEVGGRALLFLPPAWLLGTTMLGLSKILDNMEIGHNIMHGQYDWMRDPNISGRSFEWDTACPADQWRHSHNYMHHTHTNIVGMDRDIGYGILRMSEDQRWQPYYLGNPLYAFLLMVLFQYGVALHELETERIRSGEIELADKRDVLRAIWRKTRRQTLKDYVAFPLLAGPFAPFVFAGNLSANLMRNVWSYMIIFCGHFPDGTQEFTVEETKDESRGMWYFRQVLGSANLTGGKLFHLLSGNLSHQIEHHLFPDMPARRYAEIAPEVQAICERYGIPYNRGPLLRQFGTVVRKIVRLTFPDSVLRKATSDRSADPVPAAA; from the coding sequence ATGACACAGAACAAGATCACACTGACCCCGGAACAGGCCGACGAATTCGGCCGTGAGCTGGACGCCATCAGGGAACGCGTGATGGCCAGCCTGGGCGCAGAGGACGCCGACTACATCCGCCGCGTCATCAAAGCCCAGCGCGCGCTGGAGGTCGGCGGCCGGGCGCTGCTCTTCCTGCCGCCCGCCTGGCTGCTGGGCACCACGATGCTGGGCCTGTCGAAAATCTTGGACAACATGGAGATCGGCCACAACATCATGCATGGTCAATACGACTGGATGCGTGACCCGAACATCTCCGGCCGCTCTTTCGAGTGGGACACCGCGTGCCCGGCCGACCAGTGGCGGCATTCGCACAACTACATGCACCACACCCACACCAACATCGTGGGGATGGACCGCGACATCGGTTACGGCATTCTGCGGATGAGCGAAGACCAGCGCTGGCAGCCGTACTACCTCGGCAACCCGCTCTACGCCTTCTTGCTGATGGTGCTGTTCCAGTACGGCGTCGCGCTGCACGAACTGGAGACGGAACGCATCCGCTCCGGCGAAATCGAGCTCGCCGACAAACGCGACGTGCTGCGCGCGATCTGGCGCAAGACGCGTCGGCAAACGCTCAAGGACTACGTGGCCTTCCCCTTGCTGGCCGGTCCCTTCGCCCCGTTCGTCTTCGCGGGCAACCTTTCGGCCAACCTGATGCGCAACGTGTGGTCGTACATGATCATCTTCTGCGGCCACTTCCCCGACGGCACCCAGGAATTCACCGTCGAGGAGACCAAGGACGAGTCGCGCGGCATGTGGTACTTCCGCCAAGTCCTCGGTTCGGCAAACCTCACCGGCGGCAAGCTGTTTCATCTGCTGTCGGGCAACCTGTCCCACCAGATCGAGCACCACCTGTTCCCGGACATGCCCGCCCGCCGCTACGCCGAGATCGCGCCCGAGGTGCAAGCGATCTGCGAGCGCTACGGCATCCCCTACAACCGTGGCCCGCTGCTGCGCCAGTTCGGCACCGTCGTCCGCAAGATCGTCCGGCTGACCTTCCCGGACTCGGTGCTACGCAAGGCCACCTCCGACCGGTCGGCCGATCCGGTGCCCGCGGCCGCCTGA
- a CDS encoding SRPBCC family protein, with protein sequence MGGVEWTGARYADKPTVEASTWIDADPSRVWSLVSDIKLMPTLSNELQAVEWSEGADAPRVGARFIGHNEHEAFGRWSTTSQIVACDAPREFAWAVGQPDNPAATWRFRLTPRDGGTALSYWMQMGPGRSGLSVAIESMPDKEQKIVFVRMREFEAAIGKTLAAIKRLAEHGVR encoded by the coding sequence ATGGGCGGCGTGGAATGGACCGGCGCGCGCTACGCGGACAAACCGACGGTGGAGGCATCGACGTGGATCGATGCGGATCCGTCCCGGGTTTGGAGCCTGGTTTCCGACATCAAGCTCATGCCGACGCTGAGCAACGAGCTGCAAGCCGTGGAGTGGTCCGAGGGTGCCGACGCCCCGCGCGTGGGGGCCCGCTTCATCGGACACAACGAACACGAGGCGTTCGGGCGATGGAGCACCACCTCCCAGATCGTCGCGTGCGACGCGCCGCGCGAATTCGCCTGGGCCGTCGGCCAACCGGATAACCCGGCGGCGACGTGGCGGTTCCGCCTGACGCCCCGCGACGGCGGCACGGCGCTGAGCTACTGGATGCAGATGGGGCCGGGACGTTCGGGCTTGTCGGTGGCCATCGAATCGATGCCCGACAAGGAGCAGAAGATCGTTTTCGTGCGGATGCGCGAGTTCGAGGCCGCGATCGGCAAGACCCTCGCGGCGATCAAGAGGCTGGCCGAGCACGGGGTGCGTTGA
- a CDS encoding LLM class flavin-dependent oxidoreductase, whose product MRTATTVEFSGAGRETADFVVEAENLGLDVCWVAEAWGSDAPSALGYLAARTERILLGSGILQVGVRSPVMVAQTAITLSNLSGGRFLLGLGASGPQVIEGLHGVSFSRPLTRIAETVDIVRQVLAGGKISHSGKHFHIPLPGGEGVPMRLSARPEHPIPIYLAALSPAMLRLTGRTADGWLGTSFVPEGAGDAYFSHLDEGLTAAGRTRADVDICQGAEVAFATDEDELRGMVAGRKKELAFSLGGMGSSSTNFYNQAYSRQGWADTATEVRERWQRGDRDGAAALITDEMVLATTLIGTEEMVRARLAVWRDAGVNTVRLYPGGDSLEAKLDTLGRAIEVVAEV is encoded by the coding sequence ATGCGAACCGCGACGACGGTCGAGTTCTCGGGCGCCGGTCGTGAAACCGCGGACTTCGTCGTCGAGGCGGAGAACCTGGGCCTCGACGTGTGTTGGGTGGCGGAGGCCTGGGGTTCCGACGCGCCGTCGGCCCTGGGCTATCTCGCGGCGCGCACCGAGCGGATCCTGCTGGGTTCTGGCATCCTGCAGGTCGGAGTGCGCTCGCCGGTCATGGTCGCCCAGACCGCCATCACCCTGTCCAACCTCTCGGGCGGGCGTTTCCTGCTCGGGCTGGGCGCGTCCGGCCCGCAGGTGATCGAGGGTTTGCACGGCGTCTCGTTCAGCCGGCCGCTGACTCGCATCGCCGAGACCGTCGACATCGTGCGGCAGGTGTTGGCCGGGGGGAAAATCTCCCACTCCGGCAAGCATTTTCACATTCCGCTTCCCGGCGGCGAAGGCGTGCCGATGCGGTTGTCGGCCCGGCCCGAGCATCCCATCCCCATCTACCTGGCCGCGCTGTCACCGGCGATGCTGCGGCTGACCGGGCGGACCGCCGACGGCTGGCTGGGTACCAGCTTCGTCCCCGAGGGTGCCGGCGACGCGTACTTCTCGCACCTCGACGAGGGCCTGACCGCCGCCGGCCGCACGCGCGCCGACGTCGACATCTGCCAGGGCGCCGAGGTCGCCTTCGCCACCGACGAGGACGAACTGCGCGGCATGGTCGCCGGCCGCAAGAAGGAGCTGGCCTTCAGCCTCGGCGGGATGGGGTCGTCGAGCACCAACTTCTACAACCAGGCCTACAGCCGGCAAGGCTGGGCCGACACCGCCACCGAGGTGCGCGAGCGCTGGCAGCGAGGGGACCGCGACGGCGCGGCCGCGCTGATCACCGACGAGATGGTCTTGGCCACCACGCTGATCGGTACCGAGGAGATGGTGCGCGCCCGGCTTGCGGTGTGGCGAGACGCCGGCGTGAACACCGTGCGCCTGTATCCGGGCGGCGATTCGCTGGAGGCGAAGCTGGACACGCTCGGCCGGGCCATCGAGGTGGTCGCCGAGGTCTAG